The proteins below are encoded in one region of uncultured Eubacteriales bacterium:
- a CDS encoding conserved hypothetical protein (Evidence 4 : Homologs of previously reported genes of unknown function), translated as MGRSLTKPSHLVAFDLDGTVFQDGRPMTPRVSNAMEAAHQKGCLLAVSTGRGRTMLPPELLARPWLDYASTSNGARVFLSRTGETIRERPMPAALVLSLMEAYPGASWQVFLEDMPIFERKSLSIGRFLRRGNLSFRELRHFLSSFQSVRSAGARLKKLGLPPVEKCNAIFPTETLCAHALAELTARGDVEAATTTGFDIELTAAGVSKGSALAAMGELLDIPMERILSFGDSGNDLSMNQTSFFVAMGNASPEVKDAAHAVTAPVEEDGVALYLEDWLQTL; from the coding sequence ATGGGACGGAGCTTGACTAAGCCCTCCCATCTGGTGGCCTTCGACCTGGACGGCACCGTCTTCCAGGACGGACGGCCCATGACGCCCCGCGTATCTAACGCTATGGAGGCAGCCCATCAAAAGGGCTGCCTCCTGGCGGTCTCCACCGGTCGGGGGCGGACCATGCTTCCTCCCGAGCTGCTGGCCCGGCCATGGCTCGACTACGCCTCCACCTCCAACGGCGCGCGGGTCTTTCTCTCTCGGACGGGCGAGACCATACGGGAGCGGCCAATGCCCGCTGCGTTGGTCCTCTCCCTCATGGAGGCGTATCCCGGCGCATCCTGGCAGGTCTTTCTGGAGGACATGCCCATCTTCGAGCGGAAGAGCCTGTCCATCGGCCGCTTTCTCCGCAGGGGTAATCTCTCCTTTCGGGAATTGCGGCATTTTCTCTCCAGCTTTCAGTCTGTCCGCAGCGCAGGGGCTCGGCTTAAAAAGCTGGGCTTACCCCCGGTAGAGAAGTGCAACGCCATCTTTCCCACCGAGACCCTCTGCGCCCACGCCCTGGCGGAGCTGACGGCCCGGGGGGACGTGGAGGCCGCCACCACCACCGGGTTTGATATCGAGCTCACCGCCGCAGGAGTCAGCAAGGGCAGCGCCCTGGCCGCCATGGGGGAGCTGCTCGACATCCCCATGGAGCGCATTCTCTCCTTTGGCGACAGCGGGAACGACCTCTCCATGAACCAGACCAGCTTTTTCGTCGCTATGGGTAACGCCTCCCCTGAGGTCAAGGATGCAGCTCACGCCGTCACCGCCCCTGTGGAAGAGGACGGCGTGGCCCTCTACCTGGAAGATTGGCTGCAAACCCTGTAG
- a CDS encoding Recombinase has translation MTQTTEKYTILYARLSQDDGSQGESNSISNQRLILEKYAKDNGFENLKFLFDDGYSGTNFNRPAFKELMELVENDEVETIIVKDMSRFGREYLEVGRYTEIIFPNYDVRFIAIGDNIDSRYGVDDFAPFKNIINELYAKDCSRKIRAANRAKAETGARVGTRTPYGYMKDPADPKRKIVVDPESAEVVKYIFKLCVEGNGPSQIAKRLIEEKIFMPNYYWCSKGMPYTSTTDMSNPYRWEQTTIRHILENEVYLGHTINLKTTTKSFKNKKKIDVPKEEQLRFENTHPAIISQKVWDIVQDIRQNKRRRTNMDEQDMFSGMVYCKDCGAKMVLHRAKTMKETQYNFMCGTYKKKGKEVCTAHFIKEDQLAKIVFDDLRRVTHYARQQELMFAEVVAKKNSKETGKEITLLTKEIATLKHRDEELTKLFKRLYEDNVLGKIPNEVFRKLSDDYLAEQKEIQSTIPVKESRLEKLKDSVANVSSFIEEAKEITEINVLTATILHRFIDKIVVGERTEKYSRTALQEIQIHYRYIGLLDDVIEQSATREQQEVA, from the coding sequence ATGACACAGACAACTGAAAAATATACAATTTTATACGCAAGACTAAGTCAAGACGATGGCAGCCAAGGAGAATCCAACAGTATCAGCAATCAGAGGTTGATTTTAGAAAAATACGCAAAGGACAATGGCTTTGAAAATCTAAAATTCCTATTTGATGACGGATATTCGGGAACCAATTTCAATCGCCCAGCCTTCAAAGAGCTGATGGAGCTTGTAGAAAATGATGAGGTTGAAACCATCATCGTCAAGGATATGAGCCGATTTGGCAGAGAGTATTTAGAGGTAGGCAGATACACCGAAATCATATTTCCAAACTATGATGTGAGGTTTATTGCAATCGGTGACAACATTGATAGTCGCTATGGAGTTGATGATTTTGCCCCGTTCAAAAATATAATTAACGAACTTTACGCCAAAGATTGTAGCCGTAAAATTCGTGCAGCCAACAGGGCAAAAGCTGAAACCGGTGCAAGGGTTGGCACAAGGACACCATACGGTTATATGAAAGATCCTGCTGATCCAAAGCGTAAAATCGTTGTTGATCCCGAATCTGCCGAAGTAGTCAAGTACATCTTCAAGCTCTGTGTTGAGGGTAATGGTCCCAGTCAAATTGCAAAAAGGCTAATAGAAGAAAAGATTTTTATGCCAAATTACTATTGGTGTTCAAAAGGGATGCCGTATACCTCAACCACTGATATGAGTAATCCCTACAGATGGGAACAGACAACAATTCGGCACATTCTTGAAAATGAGGTCTATTTGGGTCACACCATAAACCTCAAAACAACCACAAAATCCTTTAAAAACAAAAAGAAAATTGATGTGCCAAAGGAAGAACAGTTGAGATTTGAGAATACCCACCCTGCTATTATCTCTCAAAAGGTATGGGATATCGTCCAAGATATTCGTCAGAATAAACGCAGACGAACCAATATGGATGAGCAGGATATGTTCTCCGGTATGGTTTACTGTAAGGACTGCGGAGCAAAAATGGTATTGCATCGTGCCAAAACTATGAAAGAAACTCAGTATAACTTTATGTGTGGCACCTACAAGAAAAAAGGCAAAGAGGTCTGCACCGCACATTTTATCAAAGAGGATCAGCTTGCAAAAATTGTTTTTGATGATTTAAGGCGAGTAACCCATTATGCAAGACAGCAAGAATTGATGTTCGCAGAGGTTGTGGCAAAGAAAAACAGCAAGGAAACGGGGAAGGAAATCACCTTGCTGACCAAAGAAATTGCTACTTTAAAGCACCGTGACGAGGAATTGACCAAGCTGTTTAAAAGGCTATATGAGGATAATGTCCTCGGCAAAATTCCCAATGAGGTGTTCCGAAAATTAAGTGATGACTACCTTGCAGAACAAAAAGAAATCCAGTCCACCATTCCCGTAAAGGAAAGCAGACTGGAAAAGCTGAAGGATTCGGTTGCTAATGTCAGTTCCTTCATCGAGGAAGCCAAGGAGATTACCGAAATTAATGTGCTAACGGCAACCATCCTCCACAGATTTATTGACAAGATTGTTGTGGGTGAACGCACTGAGAAATACTCACGAACAGCACTGCAAGAAATACAAATCCATTATCGCTACATCGGACTGCTCGACGATGTCATTGAGCAATCTGCCACAAGAGAGCAACAAGAAGTCGCTTAG
- a CDS encoding conserved hypothetical protein (Evidence 4 : Homologs of previously reported genes of unknown function), with product MKKSENMNTGFYEETMPLVLSNGENVRTVYRDTAVTMSDTECFTERKMVVDGKNFYVKSIFPMIPKSTPTKELLALVDSEKDMKK from the coding sequence ATGAAGAAAAGTGAAAATATGAACACAGGATTTTACGAAGAAACAATGCCGTTGGTACTGAGTAATGGCGAAAATGTTCGAACAGTTTATCGTGATACAGCTGTTACTATGAGTGATACAGAATGTTTTACCGAGCGAAAAATGGTGGTCGATGGCAAGAACTTTTATGTGAAATCCATCTTCCCTATGATACCAAAATCCACACCAACAAAGGAGCTGCTTGCCTTGGTAGACAGCGAAAAAGATATGAAAAAATAA
- a CDS encoding hypothetical protein (Evidence 5 : No homology to any previously reported sequences), producing the protein MATVNYIPYKKQSAFTMRGVMMYVSLKEKTLFNNQNYQLITGINCCAETAFSEFTATKARYKKNDQVQFYHYTQSFKVGLDISPQKAHEIALEFAKKNYPGYEVLVATHTDAPHIHSHFIINSVSFEHGKKLHQTPHTLRELRLSSDEICMAHSLEVLPTYTFGRSKTPSRAQRKAQQRGDSWKDRLQQAIEFAMTRSSDKEAFIFNMERQGYFVKWTDTRKTITYTCPNGKSCRDDRLFGNKFSKVNMELEFDYRQKKKEIDKESGWEYERKQFENQHHRQAQQEIYKPRNTSKKLTNELLHNLRFLEKGVSEDDELETITRLAAITALSFAGVYILLEAMSNSHSQEELDDQDVIDYIEKLKQEPENYIDYEEEQVEEQGFTMTMM; encoded by the coding sequence ATGGCAACTGTAAACTATATCCCATACAAAAAACAGTCCGCATTTACCATGCGTGGCGTGATGATGTATGTATCGCTGAAAGAAAAAACTCTTTTTAATAACCAAAATTATCAGCTAATCACAGGAATTAACTGCTGTGCTGAAACTGCATTTTCAGAATTTACCGCAACCAAGGCGAGATACAAAAAGAATGATCAAGTGCAGTTTTATCATTACACACAGAGTTTTAAGGTGGGCTTAGATATTTCACCACAGAAAGCTCACGAAATTGCATTGGAATTTGCAAAGAAAAACTATCCCGGCTATGAAGTTTTAGTAGCCACGCATACCGATGCACCGCACATTCACTCCCACTTTATTATTAATTCTGTTAGCTTTGAGCATGGCAAAAAGCTACATCAGACACCGCATACCTTGCGTGAATTGAGATTATCCTCCGATGAAATTTGCATGGCACATAGCTTGGAAGTCCTGCCAACCTACACCTTTGGCAGAAGTAAAACCCCAAGCCGTGCTCAGCGTAAGGCTCAGCAGCGAGGTGATAGCTGGAAAGACCGGCTTCAACAAGCCATTGAGTTTGCCATGACACGAAGCTCTGATAAGGAAGCTTTTATTTTTAATATGGAACGACAAGGCTACTTCGTAAAGTGGACAGATACACGAAAAACAATTACCTACACTTGTCCAAATGGCAAATCTTGTCGTGACGATAGGCTCTTTGGTAACAAATTTTCTAAGGTCAATATGGAGCTTGAGTTTGATTACAGACAGAAGAAAAAAGAAATAGATAAGGAAAGTGGTTGGGAGTATGAACGTAAGCAATTTGAGAATCAACACCACCGACAGGCACAACAGGAGATTTACAAGCCGAGAAATACCAGCAAAAAGCTAACCAATGAGCTTTTGCATAACCTAAGATTTCTCGAAAAAGGTGTCAGTGAAGATGATGAGCTTGAAACCATTACCCGCCTCGCTGCCATTACAGCACTTTCGTTTGCAGGGGTTTACATTTTGCTTGAGGCAATGTCCAACAGCCACTCACAAGAAGAACTGGATGACCAAGATGTAATCGATTATATAGAAAAGTTAAAACAGGAGCCTGAAAACTATATCGACTATGAGGAAGAACAGGTTGAGGAACAAGGCTTTACAATGACCATGATGTAA
- a CDS encoding Bacterial mobilization protein (MobC) (modular protein), producing the protein MKDKFETFRASEKERQELKRMAKRAKMSKSDYIRHCIFRKEITVIDGLDEFSKQLKAIGNNLNQLTTRVNMGHFEAINLLETKEKLGEIYDLLASLCRQEPVVVAVAEEDIIPVSEPEIIGNQEIISERKSFPFGNRLHNLFKNYANSSNTDGR; encoded by the coding sequence ATGAAAGATAAATTTGAAACCTTTCGAGCCAGTGAAAAGGAACGACAAGAACTAAAACGCATGGCTAAGCGAGCCAAGATGAGCAAGTCGGATTATATCAGGCATTGCATTTTCAGAAAAGAAATCACTGTGATAGATGGATTAGATGAATTTTCTAAACAGCTTAAAGCTATTGGCAACAACCTAAATCAGCTAACCACCCGTGTCAACATGGGACATTTTGAAGCAATAAATCTACTTGAAACCAAGGAGAAGTTAGGCGAAATTTATGATTTGCTGGCAAGTCTTTGTAGACAAGAACCAGTAGTTGTAGCTGTTGCTGAAGAAGATATTATTCCAGTTTCAGAACCTGAAATTATAGGAAATCAAGAAATAATTTCCGAAAGAAAGTCGTTCCCATTTGGCAATCGACTGCACAATTTGTTCAAAAACTATGCCAATTCCAGCAACACCGATGGGAGGTAA
- a CDS encoding DnaB domain protein helicase domain protein, whose amino-acid sequence MKEKLQTMDAQTLMTTPMESLKFIVDSFIPQGLHILAGSPKIGKSWLSLWICLQVAKGEKVWEFETTKSEVLYLCLEDSFARIQSRLFEITHEAPSTLHFAIMSNAIGNGLESQIENFIKEHPDTGLIVIDTLQKVRKTVSANVNPYAADYDDINALKQIADKYKIAIILVHHLRKTTDADPLNMISGTSGIAGGADTNFVLQKDKRTERTATLVCTGRDIESRELFLEFNKDSFVWELREPIEIQKLVIPDEILLLCDYIKSVATFTGTATELVEILKLELQPAVLKKKIIKHMEQLSKNGIHYSENRTFERREFSLCYDGNDDMTVSNSPIELPSLPSALSVESNIATVAHSLPLCREIGQAVE is encoded by the coding sequence ATGAAAGAAAAATTACAAACCATGGACGCACAAACTTTAATGACCACACCAATGGAGTCTCTGAAATTTATTGTAGACAGTTTCATACCACAGGGGCTTCACATCTTAGCAGGCTCACCGAAAATCGGTAAGAGCTGGTTGTCACTTTGGATTTGCTTGCAAGTGGCAAAGGGCGAAAAAGTGTGGGAGTTTGAAACAACAAAAAGCGAGGTGCTGTATCTCTGTCTTGAGGACAGCTTCGCTCGTATCCAAAGCAGACTGTTTGAGATTACACACGAAGCACCATCCACATTACACTTTGCAATCATGAGTAATGCAATCGGCAACGGCTTGGAAAGTCAGATTGAAAATTTCATCAAAGAACATCCCGACACGGGACTGATTGTCATTGACACCCTGCAAAAGGTTCGCAAAACCGTCTCCGCAAATGTCAATCCCTATGCCGCTGATTACGATGACATCAATGCACTGAAACAAATTGCAGACAAATATAAGATTGCAATTATTCTTGTTCACCATCTACGAAAAACAACCGATGCTGATCCTCTTAACATGATTTCAGGCACCAGTGGTATTGCAGGTGGTGCTGATACCAATTTTGTTTTGCAAAAGGATAAACGCACTGAAAGAACTGCTACTCTTGTTTGTACCGGCAGAGATATCGAAAGCAGAGAATTGTTTTTGGAATTTAACAAGGACAGTTTTGTTTGGGAGCTACGAGAACCCATTGAAATTCAAAAACTTGTTATCCCAGATGAAATTTTACTTCTCTGTGATTATATCAAATCAGTTGCTACATTCACTGGAACAGCAACAGAACTGGTTGAGATTCTGAAATTAGAACTGCAACCAGCTGTGCTAAAGAAGAAAATCATCAAACACATGGAACAGCTCAGTAAAAACGGTATTCACTATTCTGAAAACAGAACCTTTGAACGCAGAGAATTTTCTCTCTGCTATGACGGCAATGACGATATGACGGTTTCAAACTCCCCCATAGAATTGCCGTCTTTGCCGTCAGCACTGTCAGTGGAGAGTAATATCGCAACCGTTGCCCACAGTTTGCCCCTGTGTAGAGAGATTGGGCAAGCAGTAGAGTAG
- a CDS encoding conserved hypothetical protein (Evidence 4 : Homologs of previously reported genes of unknown function), translated as MEATYPLARVFTDKTNNLNVFFDESPTANQFVQLKDIGKCIVEFCELDFSECLDEIKKLNTEMVSSNFEEIKNRFWYIVDLLKDKHPYVQFFLNSQMVLTFYGSDKSKEEQVDFIIHMFHYYVDLQNTYLIALEVCLSDEMLQEYTLPERFLLFGNNFPTFNRYMLRTRYGIAPISYGEFDKSRVIRYANPDEVDMKKVLADTHRDSQTPINMTIYFVIQTLEEMLYLEFMEMLKRGIRIKRCALCDKYFVLADKRKREYCDRVYKGNRTCKQIGAKLKFNKSVEGDEFLQEFQTIYNRMYSRYYRIDAWDSDRLTNKLSEEEFKQWSYLASQLRLAYKEGNITGKEMIEQLSKSTEYEKE; from the coding sequence ATGGAAGCAACTTATCCATTGGCAAGAGTTTTTACAGACAAAACCAATAACCTAAATGTGTTCTTTGACGAAAGTCCCACAGCCAATCAGTTTGTACAACTCAAGGACATCGGCAAGTGTATTGTGGAGTTTTGCGAGCTTGATTTTTCGGAGTGTTTAGATGAAATAAAAAAACTCAATACCGAAATGGTATCGAGTAATTTTGAAGAGATTAAAAATAGGTTTTGGTACATCGTTGATTTATTGAAGGACAAGCACCCCTATGTGCAGTTTTTTCTTAACAGCCAAATGGTTCTGACCTTTTATGGATCGGATAAAAGCAAAGAGGAACAAGTGGATTTTATTATCCATATGTTTCATTACTATGTGGATTTGCAAAACACCTATCTCATCGCATTGGAGGTTTGCTTGTCAGATGAAATGCTGCAAGAATACACCTTGCCGGAGCGATTTTTGCTTTTCGGAAACAACTTTCCTACCTTTAATCGTTATATGCTTAGAACACGATATGGCATAGCACCCATAAGTTATGGCGAGTTTGATAAAAGCAGAGTTATCCGCTATGCTAATCCTGACGAGGTTGATATGAAAAAGGTGCTGGCTGATACCCACAGAGATAGCCAAACGCCAATTAATATGACAATTTATTTTGTCATTCAAACATTGGAGGAAATGCTGTACTTAGAGTTTATGGAAATGCTTAAGCGTGGCATTCGTATCAAGCGATGTGCTTTATGTGACAAGTATTTTGTTCTTGCCGATAAACGCAAACGGGAATACTGCGACAGGGTTTATAAGGGCAATCGTACTTGCAAGCAGATTGGTGCAAAACTGAAATTCAACAAATCCGTTGAGGGAGATGAATTTTTGCAGGAGTTCCAGACTATCTATAACCGTATGTATTCTCGCTATTACAGAATTGATGCTTGGGATAGCGATAGGCTGACAAACAAGCTTTCGGAAGAAGAATTTAAGCAATGGTCATATTTAGCATCTCAGCTACGGCTTGCATACAAGGAGGGTAATATCACAGGGAAAGAGATGATAGAACAGCTTTCTAAAAGTACAGAGTATGAAAAAGAATAG
- a CDS encoding conserved exported hypothetical protein (Evidence 4 : Homologs of previously reported genes of unknown function), with protein MKKKTKIKLAATTLMALSLTIITPQTMPQKQPQQPEDRPVSVLVDDSRGNTPPPSVEHQISKTLPSQNGQNGTLSQPTDSLIAEQIVIPSDNSPPQPSEKEEVPNTPTPTTQTATKPTTPPAPISAEPKMGDTRIIDGKKQSYFLGFGWVDDMGENKCTFAADMYENGNKIGSMGGGTVGHSDTQGADSGDINKMVGIMD; from the coding sequence ATGAAGAAAAAAACTAAAATTAAACTTGCAGCAACCACACTCATGGCTCTTTCTCTGACGATAATCACTCCCCAAACCATGCCACAAAAACAGCCACAACAGCCCGAGGATCGCCCCGTGTCGGTGCTTGTCGATGACAGTAGGGGTAACACCCCACCCCCATCGGTTGAGCATCAAATATCAAAGACGCTGCCAAGCCAAAACGGTCAAAATGGCACTCTAAGTCAGCCTACTGACAGTTTGATAGCAGAACAAATTGTTATCCCGTCGGATAACAGCCCACCTCAGCCATCAGAAAAAGAAGAAGTGCCCAACACCCCGACACCAACCACACAAACGGCTACAAAGCCAACCACTCCACCAGCTCCAATATCAGCAGAACCTAAAATGGGCGATACCAGAATCATAGACGGCAAAAAGCAAAGCTACTTCTTAGGCTTCGGCTGGGTGGATGATATGGGTGAGAATAAATGTACCTTCGCAGCAGATATGTACGAGAACGGCAACAAAATCGGTAGCATGGGTGGTGGTACAGTAGGTCACAGCGATACCCAAGGGGCAGACTCTGGTGACATCAACAAGATGGTTGGTATTATGGATTAA
- a CDS encoding conserved hypothetical protein (Evidence 4 : Homologs of previously reported genes of unknown function), with translation MPIRLDDLYHEFFTPLELAELKSSIEDNHKILIDHLSKEDRKSVLRIIDALEMICNYQTKSSFIQGFKLGFELTTELQTYDTHSSEIDSQNCGYSFMPMEVQKNEEKN, from the coding sequence ATGCCAATACGATTAGATGACCTATACCACGAGTTCTTCACACCGTTAGAATTAGCCGAACTTAAATCTTCCATAGAGGACAATCACAAAATACTGATTGACCATCTATCAAAGGAAGACAGAAAAAGTGTTCTGCGAATCATTGATGCATTAGAAATGATTTGTAACTATCAAACCAAGTCGAGTTTTATCCAAGGCTTTAAGTTAGGCTTTGAGCTGACAACTGAATTACAAACCTATGATACCCACAGTTCTGAGATTGACTCTCAAAACTGTGGGTATTCTTTTATGCCAATGGAGGTGCAGAAAAATGAAGAAAAAAACTAA
- a CDS encoding conserved hypothetical protein (Evidence 4 : Homologs of previously reported genes of unknown function) encodes MRYIDTTNLMAKRAHWGNGIELWKNPTLKIDFKNYFHGKCWYTEIFFAGFDVDIDHFRPKSEVAQYKDCYYNAPLEKCGYHWLKNDVHNYRACCIFANRPRGEGGKRTWFPLKKNSPLLTDGGTEIEEPMLLDPCVKSDVNLLSFMGNEIGCTSTDPNEQERVKISSVIYNFMDTDIKQKRIRVWHEVEILLEELESGDISEAACLRRLKEMVSCKAEFSACAISAVNSLLPDHIKHQLDLEL; translated from the coding sequence ATGAGATATATAGATACGACTAATCTAATGGCTAAGCGTGCTCATTGGGGCAACGGAATCGAACTATGGAAAAATCCTACTTTAAAAATCGACTTTAAGAATTACTTTCATGGTAAGTGCTGGTATACCGAAATATTTTTTGCTGGATTTGACGTTGATATTGATCATTTTCGTCCAAAATCAGAAGTAGCCCAGTATAAAGACTGTTATTACAATGCCCCTTTAGAAAAATGCGGGTACCATTGGCTCAAAAATGATGTACATAACTACCGTGCATGTTGTATTTTTGCAAACCGACCTCGAGGGGAGGGTGGTAAGCGAACATGGTTTCCTCTTAAAAAAAACAGCCCACTCTTAACGGATGGTGGTACAGAAATTGAAGAACCTATGTTATTAGACCCATGTGTTAAGAGTGATGTAAACTTATTGTCTTTTATGGGCAATGAAATAGGTTGTACATCCACAGATCCAAATGAGCAAGAGAGAGTAAAAATAAGCAGTGTGATATATAATTTTATGGACACCGATATAAAACAAAAACGAATTAGAGTATGGCATGAGGTGGAAATTTTATTAGAAGAACTGGAATCTGGGGATATAAGTGAAGCAGCCTGCTTACGTAGATTAAAGGAAATGGTATCTTGCAAAGCAGAATTTTCAGCATGTGCTATTTCTGCAGTTAATTCTTTATTACCGGATCATATAAAACATCAATTAGACTTGGAGCTGTAA
- a CDS encoding conserved hypothetical protein (Evidence 4 : Homologs of previously reported genes of unknown function), translating into MQIQYLKIDGFKALNNFEIKFYPQETGDSLTVLIGENGAGKSSVLEAVLRIFGSFYSSKIANEYRFDFEIKYIHAVKHVYITRIEKLYSVKVSENNEVLFEQTGALNTIKKKLDSMELRILPMRLVTFYSGVNDSLNSIVNILESPYKKSWRTDVLSNLDLVYSQNPVEMEVDSAYTRYDKKFIHCQDNLIPIYLISLLFGTDSNNKGFIKNELSISENIRIRIELNLKRWEIIRERKSEEPPEAPLNKVMEALSFILDYFDGKNEFMEALYHTTSKALIDDKFIIDIDDLSLFNAPQSSIYNFLERLTALFDAKIQTRVDGVNVMDFSEGQLQLIKIFGMLSICKNEECLVLLDEPDAHMNPKWKYYIRDYIDSAVAGAVNTQILLATHDPLVINGMPKEGIKIFGKTNMGEIKIYDPNDDTMGMGIDGLLQSEYYGLKTSYDKETSTKYQERQLLYIKLINNEITQEEKQKLRRLTKEIGALPVANNTIDFLYDDFMNVFRKTEFYKKEYLEFDQLSERREKIKEIIAGLYEDIK; encoded by the coding sequence ATGCAAATACAATATTTAAAAATTGATGGGTTTAAAGCTCTCAACAATTTTGAAATAAAGTTTTATCCTCAAGAAACCGGGGATAGTCTAACTGTCCTGATTGGCGAAAACGGAGCAGGAAAATCATCGGTTTTGGAAGCTGTCCTTAGAATTTTTGGCTCTTTTTACTCCAGTAAAATTGCAAATGAATACCGATTTGATTTTGAAATCAAGTATATTCATGCTGTAAAACATGTCTATATCACTCGTATAGAAAAGCTATATTCAGTGAAAGTGTCAGAAAATAATGAGGTTTTATTTGAACAAACAGGAGCTTTGAATACAATAAAAAAGAAACTTGATAGCATGGAACTGCGTATTCTTCCTATGCGATTGGTGACATTTTATTCTGGTGTCAACGATAGTCTAAATTCTATAGTAAATATTCTCGAATCACCATATAAAAAATCATGGAGAACTGACGTACTAAGTAATTTAGATCTTGTTTACTCTCAAAATCCAGTAGAGATGGAAGTAGATTCAGCGTATACAAGATATGATAAAAAATTCATTCATTGTCAAGATAATTTGATTCCTATTTATTTAATTTCATTGCTTTTTGGAACAGATAGCAATAATAAAGGGTTTATAAAGAATGAGCTGAGTATAAGTGAAAATATTCGAATAAGGATTGAACTTAACTTAAAAAGATGGGAGATTATCAGAGAACGGAAATCAGAGGAGCCTCCTGAGGCTCCTTTAAACAAGGTGATGGAGGCATTATCCTTCATTTTAGATTATTTTGATGGAAAAAATGAGTTTATGGAAGCTCTCTACCATACTACAAGCAAAGCCCTAATTGATGATAAATTTATTATTGATATCGATGATCTTAGTCTTTTCAATGCACCACAGAGTTCTATATATAATTTTTTAGAACGACTTACTGCTCTATTTGACGCAAAAATTCAAACCAGAGTAGATGGCGTAAACGTCATGGATTTTAGTGAAGGTCAATTACAACTCATAAAAATATTTGGAATGCTTAGCATTTGCAAGAATGAAGAATGCTTAGTTCTATTAGATGAACCTGATGCACACATGAATCCCAAATGGAAATATTACATTAGAGACTACATAGATAGTGCAGTGGCAGGAGCAGTTAATACCCAAATTCTTCTTGCAACTCACGATCCCCTCGTCATTAATGGTATGCCTAAAGAAGGTATTAAAATATTCGGTAAAACCAATATGGGAGAAATAAAAATTTACGACCCGAACGATGATACAATGGGCATGGGAATAGATGGGCTTTTGCAAAGTGAGTATTATGGACTGAAGACTTCGTATGATAAAGAAACTTCGACCAAATACCAAGAACGTCAGCTGCTATATATCAAGCTAATAAATAATGAAATTACTCAGGAAGAAAAACAAAAGCTTAGACGTTTGACGAAAGAAATTGGCGCATTACCCGTTGCAAATAACACTATCGATTTTTTGTATGATGATTTTATGAATGTCTTTAGAAAGACAGAATTTTATAAGAAAGAATACCTTGAGTTTGACCAGTTAAGCGAGCGTCGTGAAAAAATCAAGGAAATCATTGCGGGATTATACGAGGATATAAAATGA